Genomic window (Streptomyces sp. NBC_01431):
GACGGTGGGTTTGGTCACTCTGCCCGGCGCGTTCGTCGGCATGCTGCTCGGCGGCGCCTCGCCCGTGCAGGCGGGCGCGGTCCAGCTGTTCGTGCTGGTCGCGCTCATGGCCGTGCAGGCGATCGCGGTGTCGGTGGTGCTCGAACTCGTCGCGCGCGGCAGGATGCACCGGGACGTAAGGCCCTGACGGGGCGCCCCGGGCATGGCGTACGCTGGACGGCGCAGAAGGGGAGTAGCTCTTCGCCGGAACGTCGACATACTGCCGGGTCCCTCACGGGTCCTGGCCGGCGCCCGGAGGCGGGTGCCCGCGAGGGACCCGCCAGCGAGACCTTCGGCCGCAGTGACCATGACCATCAATGGCGCTGCCGTGCCGAAGCGACCCCGGATTCAGCTCGGAACTGCTCTCGGTGCGGCCGTGCCCGACCGATTGAGGAACCCCTTCCGTGCTCAGCTTCACGATCATGGCGATCACCTTCGGTGTGATCTTCCTCGCCGAACTCCCCGACAAGACCGCCCTCGCGGGACTGATGCTCGGCACCCGCTACAAGGCCTCGTACGTCTTCGTCGGCGTCGCCGCCGCCTTCGCCGTCCACGTCGTGCTCGCCATCGCGGCGGGCAGCGTGCTGACCCTGCTGCCGCACCGGCTGCTCCAGGCGATCGTCGGCGTGCTCTTCCTCGCGGGCGCGGCGATGCTGCTCTTCAAGAAGGGCGAGGACGACGAGGAAGTGAAGGCGCCCGCCGACCAGTCCTTCTGGAAGGTGTCCGGGGCGGGCTTCATGCTCATCCTGATCGCCGAGTTCGGCGACCTGACCCAGATCATGACCGCCAACCT
Coding sequences:
- a CDS encoding TMEM165/GDT1 family protein, which produces MLSFTIMAITFGVIFLAELPDKTALAGLMLGTRYKASYVFVGVAAAFAVHVVLAIAAGSVLTLLPHRLLQAIVGVLFLAGAAMLLFKKGEDDEEVKAPADQSFWKVSGAGFMLILIAEFGDLTQIMTANLAARYDNPLSVGIGAVLGLWAVAGLGILGGRKLMKHVPLRLITKVAACLMLALAGFSLFEAIAG